Genomic window (Flavobacteriales bacterium):
AAATGCTCTTGTGTGGGTTCGGATGTTGGCATGTGTCGCAGAATATAGGCATTCCTGAGCGAAAGGTATTTCACGCCAAGTCACGCCTTGGGACTCCAAGGAAAATATTGGCGGACCACGCCTCAGGCCGCCACCTTGTTCAAAGTCCGTAACCTAGGCGAAGGCCTTCTTCCCCAGCGCCATCAGGGCCTCGATCTCCTCCACCTCACGTGGGATGTCCTTGAACAGGTCGTCCTGGCCGTCCTTGGTCACCACGATGTTGTTCTCGATGCGGATGCCGATGTTTTCATCGGGGATGTAGATGCCGGGTTCCACGGTGAAGACCATGCCTTCAACGATCGGTTCGTGCCAGAGGCCAACGTCATGCACATCGATGCCGAGGAAGTGGCTGGTGCCGTGCATGAAGTACTTTTTGTAGAGCGGCTTTTCGGGGTCTTGCTTGGCCACTTCATCCGCCTTCAGCAGGCCAAGGCCGATCAGTTCCTTCTCCATCAGCTCGCCCACCTGCTTGTGGTAATCGCCGAGGAATACGCCGGGGATCAGCAGCTTGGTCGCTTCCTTTTGCACGTTCAGCACCGCGTTGTACACGTCGCGTTGGCGCGGGGAGAACTTGCCGTTCACCGGGATGCTGCGGCTGAGGTCGCTGGCGTAGCCGCCGTATTCACAGCCGAAGTCCATCAAGATCACATCGCCGTCCTTGCACGTATCGTCGTTGACGATGTAGTGCAGCACGCAGGCATTGTAGCCGCTGGCAATGATGGGCGTGTAGGCATGCCCGCGCGAACCGTTGCGCAGGAATTCGTGCGTGATCTCGGCTTCGATCTCGTACTCCTTCACGTTGGGCTTCACGAAGCGCAATACGCGCTGGAAGGCCTTGGCGGTGATGTTCACGGCGTTCTGGATCTGCGCGATCTCCTCCTCCGTTTTCCGCGAGCGGATGCGGTGCATGATGGGCGCGCTGCGCTTCACTTCATACAACGGGTACTTGGCGCGCAACTCCTTGTTCTTGCGTTCCTCGCGCGTCTCCACCTCGTTGCCTTGACGCAGGTGCTCGTTACTGTTGAGGTAGATGCTTTGGGCCTGCGGGAGCAAGCGCTGCAAGGTGGCCTCATAGCTGCTGGTCCAGAGCACGGTGGCGACGCCGCTTTGCTCGGTGGCCTGCTTCTGCGTCAGTTTCGCACCTTCCCAAATAGCAATGCTGGGGCTGGTCTCGCGTACGAAGAGGATCTCGCGGTCCTTCGCGTCGAAAGCGTCCGGGAAGAGCAGCAGCACGGTCTCCTCCTGATCAATACCGCTGAGGTGGAAGATGTCCGCCGCCTGGTGGAACGGCATGGAGCCGTCCGCGCTGGTGGGCATGATGTCGTTGCTGTGGAACACGGCGAGGCCGCCCTTTTCCATGGCTTTGCGGAAGCGGGCACGGTGTGTACGGTAGGTGGCGGCGGAGAGGGGTGTGTAGCGCATGATGGTGTATGCCAGAGATGGACGGCCAGATTTTGGAATGAGAACCCCAAAGCTACGGAGCGCTCAAAACTCACCCCTTGAGCCGCATCATCACCGTGTTCCCCTTCTCCTCGCGGCGGGTCTCCACCTGGTCCTTCAATGCGTTGATCAAGGAAGAGAGCGAGCCGTGGCCGTAGCTCCGCGGATCGAAGCCGGGGTCCAAACGGCGCAGGGCTTGGCCCACAAGGCTCAGGGAGGCTTCGTCCTCCTCTCCTTTGGCCACGATGAAGGCCTTGCGCAACTTTTTCATCAGCGAAGCATTGCCGGACAACGGGGCCGAGGAGGCTTTGGCTCGCGTGCCGTTCTTCTTGGCCGCTGCACGAGGTTCGTCCTGGACATCGAGGTTCTCCACATAGATGAAGCGTTCGCAGGCTTGCACGAAGGCATCGGGGGTCTTCTTCTCGCCTACGCCCATCACGTACAGGCCGGCCTCACGCAAGCGGGTGGCCAAGCGCGTGTAGTCGCTGTCGCTGCTTACGATGCAGAAGGCGTCCACCATACCGCCGTGTAGGATGTCCATGGCGTCGATGATGAGCGCACTGTCGGTGCTGTTCTTGCCCTTGGTGTAGGCGAACTGCTGCACGGGCTGGATGGCGTTGGCG
Coding sequences:
- a CDS encoding NYN domain-containing protein, whose translation is MKKINDTTIALLIDGDNAAPRRLAPILEEVSKKGTITIRRIYGDWTTTGMSGWKDLLNANAIQPVQQFAYTKGKNSTDSALIIDAMDILHGGMVDAFCIVSSDSDYTRLATRLREAGLYVMGVGEKKTPDAFVQACERFIYVENLDVQDEPRAAAKKNGTRAKASSAPLSGNASLMKKLRKAFIVAKGEEDEASLSLVGQALRRLDPGFDPRSYGHGSLSSLINALKDQVETRREEKGNTVMMRLKG
- a CDS encoding aminopeptidase P family protein; its protein translation is MRYTPLSAATYRTHRARFRKAMEKGGLAVFHSNDIMPTSADGSMPFHQAADIFHLSGIDQEETVLLLFPDAFDAKDREILFVRETSPSIAIWEGAKLTQKQATEQSGVATVLWTSSYEATLQRLLPQAQSIYLNSNEHLRQGNEVETREERKNKELRAKYPLYEVKRSAPIMHRIRSRKTEEEIAQIQNAVNITAKAFQRVLRFVKPNVKEYEIEAEITHEFLRNGSRGHAYTPIIASGYNACVLHYIVNDDTCKDGDVILMDFGCEYGGYASDLSRSIPVNGKFSPRQRDVYNAVLNVQKEATKLLIPGVFLGDYHKQVGELMEKELIGLGLLKADEVAKQDPEKPLYKKYFMHGTSHFLGIDVHDVGLWHEPIVEGMVFTVEPGIYIPDENIGIRIENNIVVTKDGQDDLFKDIPREVEEIEALMALGKKAFA